From one Rhizobium rosettiformans genomic stretch:
- a CDS encoding MAPEG family protein: MTGFEMFWPLAAHAFLVFCLYALLVMRRASVVRSGKVERIAFRENLAEPEESRVVNRAIANQFELPVLFYAVSVLLFITEADNIVAVVLAWFFVAARYVQVAMQLTGNLPLRRLSFMLGFVALFLMWVWLVAWMATS; this comes from the coding sequence ATGACCGGTTTTGAAATGTTCTGGCCCCTCGCGGCCCATGCCTTTCTCGTTTTCTGCCTCTATGCCCTGCTGGTCATGCGCCGCGCCTCGGTCGTCCGTTCGGGCAAGGTCGAGCGCATTGCCTTCCGCGAAAACCTCGCCGAGCCAGAAGAGAGCCGTGTCGTCAATCGGGCAATCGCCAACCAGTTCGAACTGCCGGTCCTCTTCTATGCGGTGTCCGTGCTGCTCTTCATCACCGAAGCCGACAATATTGTCGCCGTCGTGCTCGCCTGGTTCTTCGTCGCCGCCCGCTACGTCCAGGTTGCCATGCAATTGACCGGCAACCTTCCGCTTCGCCGTCTCTCCTTCATGCTGGGCTTCGTCGCGCTCTTCCTCATGTGGGTGTGGCTCGTCGCCTGGATGGCGACCAGCTGA